One Hordeum vulgare subsp. vulgare chromosome 4H, MorexV3_pseudomolecules_assembly, whole genome shotgun sequence DNA window includes the following coding sequences:
- the LOC123450250 gene encoding uncharacterized protein LOC123450250, which translates to MTDAPDTAADSTATACVVSLHALAGIRHERTMLLPVTIHGEQLVALLDTGSTHNFLPEATMRRLAIPTTGGERLRITVANGDRLQCHGLARDVPITIGGEHFSITCAGIDLGCFDFILGVDFLRTLGPIVWDFHALTMTFWRLGRQIRWDGIGGATPAVPHLQLAAASSETEHPLLDPLLQQHSALFDEPRGLPPARVYDHPAEG; encoded by the exons ATGACCGACGCACCAGACACGGCCGCAGATTCTACGGCGACGGCCtgcgtcgtctctctccacgccctAGCCGGCATCCGTcatgagcggaccatgttgctGCCCGTGACGATCCATGGCGAGCAGCTGGTGGCCCTActggatacgggctccactcATAACTTCCTGCCCGAGGCAACCATGCGTCGTCTAGCTATTCCGACCACGGGCGGGGAGCGCCTTCGGATCACGGTGGCCAACGGTGACCGCCTCCAGTGTCATGGACTCGCCCGCGACGTTCCCATCACCATCGGGGGCGAACACTTTTCCATTACCTGTGCCGGCATCGACCTCGGCTGTttcgacttcatcctcggtgTGGACTTTCTCCGGACCCTGGGGCCCATCGTGTGGGACTTCCACGCgctcacgatgacattctggcggctgggcCGCCAAATCCGGTGGGACGGCATTGGGGGCGCTACGCCAGCCGTGCCACATCTTcagctggccgccgcctcctccgagaCCGAGCACCCTTTGCTGGATCCCCTTCTGCAGCAACATAGCGCCCTCTTCGACGAGCCGCGGGGACTCCCACCTGCTCGGGTGTACGACCATC CTGCAGAAGGATGA